The stretch of DNA GGATCCGCCGCAGCTTGATTTCGCCTGCGCCCGGGTAGATCAGCCACGCCGTGGGCACCCTCAGTGAGGTGCAGTAGGCCAGCATCCGGTAATGGTCCCCCGAGAGGGACGCGCCGAGGTCGGCAGCCGCCTGGTACTTGGCCTCGTAAACCATCACCGGCCGGCCGCCCAGGAAATGGACCGCGCCGGGCTGCACCACGATCCGGTCGGAGTCGCGGACGGCCTCGTTGAGCAGCGCGTTGTAGCGAAGGCGCATCTCCCCCGGAAACGCCGCCATGGCCTGCCGCAACGCCGTCCCGACGAAGTCCTCGAAAACTTTGGACATGTCCACCACAAACGACGCCGACTGCTGCTTCCCGTCGCCGGCCTCCGCCGAGGCGTTGCGCAGGATCACCTCGGCTAGCCGGAGCGCCGCGTGGTACCGAGTGTTCATCCGGCTGGCACGCCATACCGGGAGCGGCGCTCCTGACTGAAGGCGGGTCACGGCGTCGAGCTTTCCCTTCAGCTGCCGTAAACGGCTGAGCACTTCCGGACGCACACCCGGGACCTGGGACATCCGCTCAAGCGCGGCGCGCAGGATCCGGTTTTCCGCGATGTCCTCGGTGAACTCGTCGTAGGAGACCTCCAGGGGGACCAGCATCCCGGGCCGGCGCGAGATCTGGTCCGAAATCCGGATCCGGCCCTTGACCGTCCGGAGCGATTCCTCCACATTGAGGTAGCCCTGCAGCACGCCGCGGCTCAGCGCACGGTCCGCCAGTTGTGCGAGGGACTCGGCCAGGGCACTCCACAGCTCGGTTTCCTCGACCGCGGCCACGGAATCATCCCGGAAGCCCTGCTCCCCCGCGTAGCCGAGCAGGAACAGGAGCCTGCCCAGGCCAAGGCGTTCCTTGGGCCGCACCTCAAGCTGCACCGCCGGGGTGCGCACCGAGCCCACCTTTCCCACGGGCTCGATCCGGTACAGACCCAGGCCCATCGGCGAGGCCTTGGCCAGGCCGCTGCCGTTGACGTAGGCGGCGCTGGCAGGGTCGAGCCGCTCCACAACCCCACCCGAGAGCTCATCCAGCACGATCCGGCGCACCGCCGCGGCGGGACCGCGGGACGTTGCCGGCCCGTGGGACGTCACCGGTCCCGCGGACGTCCCGGGCCGCTGCAGGCTAGACGCGCGCAAGGCGGGCGAGCAGTTGGTCCAGTCCGAACCGCTCCTCCAGCTGGGCCCGGTTGAGCTGGCCGTGATAGTGCTCCTCGAGCAGCGGCATCAGCTCGTACTTCCAGATCCGGCGCAGGCCCTTCGGAGTCTGGGCGGACTTCTTCATGAAGTAGGACGGCCCGATCATGAGGTCCCGGTCCCACTCGTCGATCGCGTCGTTCAGTGCGTCCAGCAGCAGGGCCGGCGTCGTATCCAGGTTCCGCGCCTGCAGGAACCGCAGCAGCGAGCCCTTCACCGGCTCGGTCTTCGGGTGCAGCTCGATGAAGGAGAAGCGGCGGCGGATGGCCGCATCCATCATCGCGATGGAACGGTCCGCGGTGTTCATGGTCCCGATGATGTACAGGTTGTCCGGCAGCGTGAACGGCTCGTTGGGGCTGTACTGGAGATAGATCCGGTCGTCGCGGTATTCGAGCAGGAAGTACAGCTCACCGAAAACCTTCGCCAGGTTCGCCCGGTTCATCTCATCGATGATCAGGAAGTACGGCTTGCTCTCGTTGCCGGGTTTGGCGGCCTCTTCGGCGATCCGGCGCAGCGGACCGGCCACGAGCTTGAAGGAAACCTGACCCTCTTCGGTCTTGTCCGGACGGAAGCCCTCGAAGAAATCCTCATAGGCGTACGAGGGGTGGAACTGCACGAGCTTGACCCGCTCGTCCGTGGTGTCCCCTGCCAGCTGGGCCGCAAGGTGCTTGGCCAGGTAGGTCTTGCCGGTTCCGGGCGGCCCGTAGAGCACCAGCTGCCGGTTCTCCTCCAGGAGTTCGGCGATTTCCTGCAACGGCTCCAGGTCCATGTGCAGGGACGCGGCAAATTCGGGCGTCAGGGGGCGGAACCCTTCACAAGCGGGTTCGACGGCGGCGGCCGGCTGCTCGCCCTCCTCGGCTTCGGCTTCCGCTTCGACCGGCAGGAGTGCCTCGAGCGAGGCGATGACGCGGGTGATGTCCACGATGATCCCGGCGGTGGCCAGCTGGCGCTGCACGT from Arthrobacter sp. PAMC25564 encodes:
- a CDS encoding McrC family protein, producing the protein MTSHGPATSRGPAAAVRRIVLDELSGGVVERLDPASAAYVNGSGLAKASPMGLGLYRIEPVGKVGSVRTPAVQLEVRPKERLGLGRLLFLLGYAGEQGFRDDSVAAVEETELWSALAESLAQLADRALSRGVLQGYLNVEESLRTVKGRIRISDQISRRPGMLVPLEVSYDEFTEDIAENRILRAALERMSQVPGVRPEVLSRLRQLKGKLDAVTRLQSGAPLPVWRASRMNTRYHAALRLAEVILRNASAEAGDGKQQSASFVVDMSKVFEDFVGTALRQAMAAFPGEMRLRYNALLNEAVRDSDRIVVQPGAVHFLGGRPVMVYEAKYQAAADLGASLSGDHYRMLAYCTSLRVPTAWLIYPGAGEIKLRRILNTDIDIVEFPLDLSLPPSEILASVADLAQQSWGEVVRQATISR